A single region of the Pontimicrobium sp. SW4 genome encodes:
- a CDS encoding DUF1572 family protein, with product MSNSYLPSIIKQFEYYKSLGDKTFNQLTDEQIYWQYNNESNSIAIIVKHIVGNMLSRWTNFLTEDGEKTWRERDKEFENTYINKEQMLKAWEQGWKCLFDAITPIKNEQLESLVYIRNHGHTITEAINRQLAHYSYHIGQIVFLGKMITNDNWKSLSIPKGTSTRYNEEKFAKDKTRKHFTEDL from the coding sequence ATGAGTAATAGTTATTTGCCTAGTATTATTAAACAGTTTGAATATTATAAAAGTCTTGGTGATAAAACATTCAATCAATTGACTGATGAACAAATTTATTGGCAATATAATAATGAAAGTAATAGTATTGCTATTATTGTGAAACATATTGTTGGAAATATGTTGTCTCGCTGGACCAATTTTTTAACCGAAGATGGTGAAAAAACATGGAGAGAACGTGATAAAGAATTTGAAAACACTTACATTAATAAAGAGCAAATGCTAAAAGCTTGGGAGCAAGGTTGGAAATGTTTATTTGATGCCATTACGCCTATAAAAAATGAGCAATTAGAAAGTTTAGTTTATATAAGAAACCATGGTCACACTATAACTGAAGCTATTAACAGGCAATTAGCCCACTATTCTTACCACATTGGTCAAATTGTATTTCTAGGCAAAATGATTACCAACGATAATTGGAAATCTTTATCGATTCCTAAAGGAACATCTACTCGTTATAATGAAGAAAAATTTGCTAAAGACAAAACAAGAAAGCATTTTACCGAAGACCTTTAA
- the xerD gene encoding site-specific tyrosine recombinase XerD, translated as MKWHQVLDDYVNYLKIERGLSLNSISSYSRDIKKLIRFLEDNSILISPIDINKTVIQEFIYHIAKEVNARSQSRTISGLRSFFDFLIFENYRETNPLELIEAPKIGRKLPDTLSVSEIDVIISSIDLSKAQGERNRAIIETLYSCGLRVSELINLKISDLFFDEGFIKVTGKGDKQRFVPIGNLTQKYINIYKNEVRTHIAILEEHRDILFLNRRGKQLTRAMIFTIVKQLGEKAGVKKTISPHTFRHSFATHLLENGADLRAIQIMLGHESITTTEIYMHVDKSHLRNVVDKFHPRK; from the coding sequence ATGAAATGGCATCAAGTATTAGACGATTATGTTAATTATTTAAAGATTGAAAGAGGACTTTCTCTAAATTCTATTAGCAGCTATTCTAGAGATATAAAAAAGCTAATTAGATTTCTAGAAGACAATAGCATATTAATATCACCAATTGATATTAATAAAACTGTTATTCAAGAGTTTATTTACCATATAGCAAAAGAAGTAAATGCTAGAAGTCAATCAAGAACAATTTCAGGATTACGAAGTTTTTTTGACTTTTTAATATTTGAAAATTATAGAGAGACAAATCCTTTAGAGCTTATTGAAGCTCCAAAAATTGGCAGAAAACTTCCAGACACCTTATCTGTAAGTGAAATTGATGTGATTATTTCTTCTATCGACTTATCAAAAGCACAAGGTGAACGCAACAGAGCAATTATCGAAACATTGTATAGTTGTGGATTACGTGTGAGCGAACTTATTAATTTAAAAATATCCGATTTGTTTTTTGATGAAGGTTTTATAAAAGTTACTGGTAAAGGAGACAAACAAAGGTTTGTTCCTATAGGAAACCTTACTCAAAAGTATATAAATATCTATAAAAACGAGGTTCGTACACATATTGCTATTCTTGAAGAACATCGTGATATTTTATTTTTAAATAGAAGAGGCAAACAACTAACACGAGCGATGATATTTACTATTGTAAAACAATTGGGTGAAAAAGCAGGAGTAAAAAAAACTATTTCACCACATACTTTTAGACATTCATTTGCGACACATTTATTAGAAAACGGTGCTGATTTAAGAGCGATACAGATTATGTTAGGTCATGAAAGCATTACGACTACCGAAATTTACATGCATGTTGATAAAAGTCATTTACGCAATGTTGTAGATAAGTTCCATCCTCGAAAATAA
- a CDS encoding porin family protein, producing MKKSLLVAAMAVLGFTTVNAQDDGVTSSQFGAKAGFNSLSIRASADGASASESVSGFYLGVFGEFEVSEKFNIQPELQFISVSEDGENSSLLALPIMVKFKAAEKLSILAGPQLDLLLDEEAEGIKKFGVGLGAGLAYDITEKFIIDARYVLGLSNRLEDNDFGGVEVNTTFNYVQFGLGYKF from the coding sequence ATGAAAAAAAGTTTATTAGTAGCAGCAATGGCAGTTTTAGGATTTACAACTGTTAATGCGCAAGACGATGGAGTAACTTCCTCGCAATTTGGAGCAAAAGCTGGATTCAATTCACTTAGTATACGTGCTTCTGCTGATGGTGCTTCTGCATCAGAAAGTGTTTCAGGGTTTTATTTAGGTGTTTTTGGAGAATTTGAAGTTTCTGAAAAATTTAATATCCAACCTGAATTACAATTTATAAGTGTAAGTGAAGATGGAGAAAACTCTAGTCTTTTAGCTTTACCTATTATGGTGAAATTTAAAGCTGCTGAAAAATTAAGTATTCTTGCAGGTCCGCAATTAGATTTGCTTTTAGATGAAGAAGCTGAAGGAATTAAAAAATTTGGCGTTGGTCTTGGTGCTGGATTAGCTTATGATATCACAGAAAAATTCATTATTGATGCAAGATATGTTTTAGGACTTTCTAACCGTTTAGAAGATAATGATTTTGGGGGAGTAGAAGTTAACACAACATTTAACTATGTACAATTTGGCTTAGGGTATAAATTTTAA
- a CDS encoding head GIN domain-containing protein, whose translation MKKSILLLAAILCVSTINAQWWGGKKIKGNGKVITENRSTGDYEGIKCAGSMDYILVAGTEGKIKLEGESNLLEHIITEIKDGNLIVKVEKGVNLSPSWNKTIKVTIPFKDINSVSLAGSGDLWNEDKITATNFGVSLAGSGDVILNIEASSVKGSLAGSGDLTLKGNTNDLTVKVAGSGDIHAFGMQANNTTASIAGSGDIEVVSNKSLKARVSGSGDIEYKGNPEKEDTKVSGSGTISN comes from the coding sequence ATGAAAAAATCAATTTTATTATTAGCGGCCATTTTATGCGTTTCTACAATAAACGCGCAATGGTGGGGAGGAAAAAAAATTAAGGGCAACGGAAAAGTTATTACAGAAAATAGAAGTACAGGAGATTACGAAGGTATTAAATGCGCAGGCTCTATGGATTATATTTTAGTAGCTGGAACTGAAGGAAAAATCAAACTTGAAGGCGAATCAAATTTATTAGAACACATTATTACAGAAATCAAAGACGGTAACTTAATCGTAAAAGTAGAAAAAGGAGTTAACTTAAGCCCTAGTTGGAATAAAACCATAAAAGTCACTATTCCATTTAAAGATATAAACAGTGTTTCCCTAGCTGGATCTGGAGATCTATGGAATGAAGATAAAATTACTGCTACTAATTTTGGTGTATCTCTAGCTGGTTCGGGTGATGTCATACTTAATATAGAAGCTTCTTCTGTTAAAGGTAGTCTTGCTGGTTCTGGAGATTTAACGCTAAAAGGTAACACTAACGATTTAACAGTAAAAGTTGCTGGTTCTGGAGATATACATGCTTTTGGAATGCAAGCAAACAATACTACAGCTTCTATAGCTGGTTCTGGTGATATTGAAGTGGTAAGTAATAAAAGTTTAAAAGCTCGTGTTTCAGGTTCTGGAGATATTGAATATAAAGGTAACCCTGAAAAAGAAGACACTAAAGTATCAGGATCTGGTACTATTAGTAACTAA
- a CDS encoding MFS transporter produces the protein MAVLEKGSKKLLNAWAFYDWANSVYPLVITSAVFPIFYGALTIIKDTETGEKISDTVTFLGYDFNNDSLISYITALSFLVVSILSPILSGISDFVGNKEGFMKFFCYLGALSCIGLYWFSLDYLWFGLLCYMLALIGFWGSLVFYNSYLPDIAFPEQQDKISAKGFSMGYVGSVILLVVNLVMILFYDSFGFEDAGQPTRIAFIMVGIWWMLFAQYTFKHLPTGTNEGHKVTKSVLVHGYNELKKIWKALKTNQILRRYLSAFFVYSMAVQTIMIAATYFAVEELDWGKQDSTTGLIISILLIQLIAVFGANYTARLSGKMGNIKTLIIIIFSWIVICAYAFFVVTPLQFYITAGCVGLVMGGIQSLSRSTYSKLIPEQSKDTASYFSFYDVAEKIGIVIGMFMYGFVAEITGSMRYSILFLITFFIIGVILLYRIPKNAMEIK, from the coding sequence ATGGCAGTATTAGAAAAAGGAAGTAAGAAACTCTTAAATGCTTGGGCCTTTTATGATTGGGCGAACTCGGTGTATCCATTAGTTATTACTTCGGCAGTGTTTCCAATTTTTTATGGAGCTTTAACAATAATAAAAGATACAGAAACAGGTGAAAAAATAAGTGACACAGTCACTTTTCTTGGATATGATTTTAATAATGATTCTTTAATAAGTTACATAACGGCATTAAGCTTTTTAGTAGTATCTATTTTGTCTCCTATACTATCTGGAATATCAGATTTTGTTGGTAACAAGGAAGGGTTTATGAAGTTTTTCTGTTATTTAGGCGCATTATCCTGTATTGGTTTATATTGGTTTAGTTTAGACTATTTATGGTTTGGTCTATTATGCTACATGTTAGCTTTAATTGGTTTTTGGGGAAGTTTGGTTTTTTATAATTCGTATTTACCAGATATTGCTTTTCCTGAGCAGCAAGATAAAATAAGCGCCAAAGGATTCTCTATGGGATATGTTGGTAGTGTAATACTACTTGTAGTCAATTTGGTTATGATTTTATTTTATGACTCATTTGGTTTTGAAGACGCGGGACAACCAACCAGAATTGCTTTTATTATGGTTGGAATTTGGTGGATGTTATTTGCACAATATACGTTTAAACATTTGCCAACAGGAACAAACGAAGGACATAAAGTAACAAAATCTGTATTGGTTCATGGGTATAATGAGTTAAAGAAAATATGGAAAGCATTAAAAACTAATCAGATTTTACGAAGGTATTTAAGTGCTTTTTTTGTTTATAGTATGGCTGTGCAAACTATTATGATTGCGGCTACATACTTTGCAGTTGAAGAGCTAGATTGGGGTAAACAAGATTCTACAACTGGATTAATAATTAGTATTTTATTAATACAGTTAATAGCTGTTTTTGGTGCAAATTATACTGCTAGATTATCTGGAAAAATGGGAAATATAAAAACACTAATTATTATTATATTTTCTTGGATTGTTATATGTGCTTATGCGTTTTTTGTAGTTACACCTCTTCAATTTTATATTACAGCTGGATGTGTTGGATTGGTAATGGGAGGAATCCAATCATTATCTAGATCTACTTACAGTAAGCTTATACCTGAGCAATCTAAAGACACAGCATCCTATTTTAGTTTTTATGATGTTGCTGAGAAAATTGGAATTGTTATAGGAATGTTTATGTATGGTTTTGTTGCCGAAATAACTGGAAGCATGCGTTATTCAATTTTATTTCTCATTACTTTTTTTATAATTGGGGTCATTCTTTTATATCGTATTCCAAAAAATGCGATGGAGATTAAATAA
- the rny gene encoding ribonuclease Y, which yields METNTILLIVGGIILGLIVGFFIAKTLEKSNASKLVKNAKKEALSIIKEANHEGESIKKDKILQAKEKFIELKSEHEKVILSRDKKMAESEKRTRDKESQISSELSKQKKLNSDIEEKIKDYDYRIERLEKRKNEVEKVHKSQIQQLEVISGLSAEDAKSQLVESLKGEAKNDAMAYVQDKMEEAKLTAQQEAKKIIINTIQRIGTEEAVDNCVSVFNIESDDVKGRIIGREGRNIRAIEAATGVEIIVDDTPEAIILSCFDSVRREIARLSLHKLVTDGRIHPARIEEIVKKTQKQIEQEIIEVGKRTVIDLGIHGLHPELIKMVGRMKYRSSYGQNLLQHSREVAKLCGVMAAELGINPKLAKRAGLLHDIGKVPDAEADMETPHAILGMQWAEKYGENKEVCNAIGAHHDEIEMKSLLSPVIQVCDAISGARPGARRQVLDSYIQRLKDLEDIAFGFTGVKKAYAIQAGRELRVIVESEKVTDEKAANLSFEISQKIQTDMTYPGQVKVTVIRETRAVNIAK from the coding sequence ATGGAAACGAACACAATTTTATTAATTGTTGGAGGAATTATATTAGGACTAATAGTTGGGTTTTTTATTGCAAAAACACTCGAAAAAAGCAACGCTTCTAAGCTAGTAAAAAATGCAAAAAAGGAAGCTTTAAGCATTATTAAAGAAGCTAATCATGAAGGAGAATCAATAAAGAAAGATAAAATTCTTCAAGCAAAAGAAAAATTTATAGAGTTAAAGTCTGAACATGAAAAGGTTATTTTGTCTAGAGACAAAAAAATGGCTGAATCGGAAAAAAGAACTCGAGATAAAGAATCTCAAATATCTTCAGAATTATCTAAGCAAAAAAAGTTAAATAGTGATATTGAAGAAAAGATAAAAGACTACGATTATCGTATTGAGCGTCTTGAAAAGCGAAAAAATGAAGTTGAGAAAGTTCATAAAAGCCAAATCCAACAACTAGAAGTTATTTCTGGGTTATCAGCCGAAGATGCAAAATCTCAATTAGTTGAATCTTTAAAAGGTGAAGCTAAAAATGATGCGATGGCTTATGTGCAAGATAAAATGGAAGAAGCTAAGTTAACTGCGCAACAAGAGGCTAAAAAGATTATAATAAATACTATACAACGTATTGGTACTGAAGAAGCAGTTGATAATTGTGTATCTGTATTTAATATAGAATCTGATGACGTAAAAGGACGTATCATTGGTAGAGAAGGGCGTAATATTCGTGCCATTGAAGCTGCTACTGGAGTAGAAATTATTGTTGATGATACTCCTGAAGCTATCATATTATCATGTTTCGATTCTGTAAGACGTGAAATTGCTCGTTTATCATTGCATAAATTGGTTACTGATGGTCGTATTCACCCAGCTAGAATTGAAGAGATTGTTAAAAAGACACAAAAACAAATAGAACAAGAGATAATAGAAGTTGGTAAGCGAACAGTTATTGATTTAGGAATTCACGGTCTACATCCTGAACTAATAAAAATGGTAGGTCGTATGAAGTATCGTTCTTCTTATGGTCAAAACTTACTGCAACACTCGCGTGAAGTTGCGAAGCTTTGTGGAGTTATGGCTGCTGAATTAGGTATTAATCCAAAACTTGCAAAGAGAGCAGGATTGTTACATGATATAGGTAAAGTGCCAGATGCCGAAGCTGATATGGAAACACCTCATGCTATTTTAGGAATGCAATGGGCTGAAAAATACGGCGAGAATAAAGAAGTGTGTAACGCTATTGGTGCTCACCATGACGAAATAGAAATGAAATCGTTATTGTCACCAGTAATTCAGGTGTGTGATGCTATTTCAGGAGCACGTCCTGGTGCAAGACGTCAAGTACTTGATTCTTATATACAACGTTTAAAAGATTTAGAAGATATTGCTTTTGGTTTTACTGGAGTAAAGAAAGCTTATGCAATTCAAGCAGGAAGAGAGCTTCGAGTAATTGTAGAGAGTGAAAAAGTAACCGATGAAAAAGCAGCTAATCTATCGTTTGAAATATCTCAAAAAATTCAAACAGATATGACTTACCCAGGTCAGGTAAAAGTTACAGTAATTAGAGAAACTAGAGCTGTCAATATTGCTAAGTAA
- the lpdA gene encoding dihydrolipoyl dehydrogenase yields the protein MSKYDIIVLGSGPGGYVTAIRASQLGFKTAVVEKESLGGVCLNWGCIPTKALLKSAQVFEYLKHAEDYGLSVKDADKDFDAVVKRSRGVADGMSKGVQFLLKKNKVDVINGYGKVKPGKKVDVDGTEYSADHIIIATGARSRELPSLPQDGKKVIGYREALTLEKQPKKMIIVGSGAIGVEFAYFYNSMGTEVTVVEFMPRVVPVEDEDVSKQLARSFKKSGIKIMTSSEVTSVDTSGKGVKAIVKTKKGEEILEADMVLSAVGIKTNIENIGLEDVGIVVDRDKIIVNDFYQTNIPGYYAIGDVTPGQALAHVASAEGILCVEKIAGQHVEALDYGNIPGCTYCSPEIASVGLTETQAKEQGYDIKVGNFPFSASGKASAGGHKDGFVKVIFDAKYGEWLGCHMIGAGVTDMIAEAVLGRKLETTGHEVLKAVHPHPTMSEAVMEAVAAAYGEVIHL from the coding sequence ATGAGTAAATACGATATAATTGTTCTTGGAAGCGGTCCAGGAGGCTATGTAACAGCTATTAGAGCGTCTCAATTAGGATTTAAAACAGCAGTAGTTGAAAAAGAAAGCCTTGGTGGTGTTTGTTTAAATTGGGGCTGTATTCCTACTAAGGCATTATTAAAATCGGCTCAAGTTTTTGAATATTTAAAACATGCGGAAGATTATGGATTATCGGTTAAAGATGCTGACAAAGATTTTGATGCAGTTGTAAAACGTAGTCGCGGTGTTGCAGATGGCATGAGTAAAGGTGTTCAATTTCTTTTAAAAAAGAACAAAGTTGATGTTATAAATGGGTACGGAAAAGTAAAACCTGGAAAGAAAGTTGATGTTGATGGAACGGAATATAGTGCAGATCACATTATAATTGCAACTGGAGCGCGCTCTCGCGAATTACCTAGCCTACCACAAGATGGCAAAAAAGTAATTGGTTATCGTGAAGCTTTAACTCTTGAAAAACAACCAAAGAAAATGATTATTGTTGGTTCTGGTGCTATAGGTGTTGAGTTTGCATATTTTTATAACTCAATGGGAACAGAAGTTACTGTTGTTGAATTTATGCCAAGAGTAGTACCTGTTGAAGATGAAGATGTATCTAAACAGTTAGCACGCTCATTCAAAAAAAGTGGTATCAAGATTATGACTTCATCTGAAGTAACAAGTGTTGATACCTCTGGTAAAGGAGTAAAAGCAATAGTTAAGACTAAAAAAGGTGAAGAAATTCTGGAAGCCGACATGGTTCTTTCTGCTGTAGGAATTAAAACAAATATTGAAAATATTGGTTTAGAAGATGTTGGTATTGTTGTGGATAGAGATAAAATCATAGTTAATGACTTTTACCAAACAAATATCCCTGGATATTATGCTATTGGAGATGTAACTCCTGGTCAAGCTTTAGCTCATGTAGCTTCTGCTGAAGGAATATTATGCGTTGAGAAAATTGCAGGACAACACGTTGAAGCACTAGATTATGGCAATATCCCAGGATGTACATACTGTTCTCCTGAAATTGCAAGTGTTGGCTTAACAGAAACACAAGCAAAAGAACAAGGTTATGACATTAAAGTTGGTAACTTCCCATTTTCAGCTTCTGGTAAGGCAAGTGCTGGAGGACATAAAGACGGTTTTGTAAAAGTGATTTTTGATGCCAAATATGGTGAATGGTTAGGTTGTCACATGATTGGTGCAGGTGTAACTGATATGATTGCTGAAGCTGTTTTAGGAAGAAAACTAGAAACAACTGGGCACGAAGTACTAAAAGCTGTGCATCCACATCCAACGATGAGTGAAGCTGTTATGGAGGCAGTTGCTGCTGCTTATGGCGAAGTAATTCATCTTTAG
- the msrB gene encoding peptide-methionine (R)-S-oxide reductase MsrB, giving the protein MKKLLVLTLISFCFSCNSSAQKKETEKSFPISKTDAEWKAQLNDLQYYVLREAGTEPAFSSSFNDNHLKGVYVCAACDTPLFKSEHKYDSGSGWPSFDREIKGNVAYSVDYNIGVARKEEICATCGGHLGHVFDDGPRETTGLRHCVNGAALKFIPKKDE; this is encoded by the coding sequence ATGAAAAAGCTATTAGTACTTACATTAATTAGTTTCTGTTTTAGTTGTAACAGTTCTGCTCAAAAAAAAGAAACTGAAAAAAGTTTTCCTATCTCAAAAACGGATGCAGAATGGAAAGCACAACTTAACGATTTGCAATATTACGTACTTAGAGAAGCTGGTACTGAACCAGCATTTAGTAGTTCTTTTAATGATAATCATTTAAAAGGCGTATATGTTTGTGCTGCTTGCGACACACCATTATTTAAAAGTGAACATAAATACGACTCTGGCTCAGGTTGGCCAAGTTTTGATAGAGAAATAAAAGGCAATGTAGCTTATTCTGTAGATTATAATATAGGTGTTGCAAGAAAAGAAGAAATCTGTGCAACTTGTGGTGGGCATTTAGGGCACGTGTTTGATGATGGTCCAAGAGAAACTACTGGATTAAGACATTGTGTTAATGGTGCTGCATTAAAATTTATACCAAAAAAAGATGAGTAA
- a CDS encoding cell division protein ZapA, with product MSEKLKIKLSIANRVYPLTIESSQEEGLRKAAQKIDAMIKQFEQSYSVRDKQDVLAMCALQFASQTEQKEIDEDNLSEEVEHKLIAMDKLLKESLIS from the coding sequence ATGTCTGAAAAGCTTAAAATAAAGCTATCTATAGCTAATAGAGTATATCCTTTAACTATTGAATCAAGTCAAGAGGAAGGATTGCGTAAAGCGGCTCAAAAAATTGACGCTATGATTAAACAATTTGAGCAAAGCTATTCCGTTAGAGATAAGCAAGATGTATTAGCCATGTGTGCTTTACAATTTGCATCTCAAACAGAACAGAAAGAAATAGATGAAGATAATTTAAGTGAAGAGGTTGAACATAAGTTAATAGCTATGGACAAGCTTTTAAAAGAGAGTTTAATCTCTTAA
- a CDS encoding outer membrane beta-barrel protein, which produces MKKLLLVMAVVAFSFTANAQDFRAGINVGLPVGDAGDGYTFNLGVDLSYMWNVSEDFNAGLSTGYSHFMGDEISGFEIDDASFLPLAGSARFNASEEFVLGADLGYAIGISPDGNDGGFYYRPMIGYNVGGNAQITASYSGVSVDGGTFSSINLGVNFGL; this is translated from the coding sequence ATGAAAAAATTATTATTAGTTATGGCAGTCGTAGCATTTAGCTTTACTGCTAATGCACAGGATTTTAGAGCTGGAATTAATGTTGGTTTACCAGTTGGAGATGCTGGAGACGGTTATACATTTAATCTAGGCGTTGATTTATCTTATATGTGGAATGTATCTGAAGATTTTAATGCAGGTTTATCTACAGGTTATAGCCACTTTATGGGAGATGAAATATCTGGATTCGAAATTGATGACGCTTCATTTTTACCATTAGCTGGTTCAGCAAGATTTAACGCTTCTGAAGAGTTTGTTTTGGGTGCTGACCTTGGGTATGCAATAGGTATTAGCCCAGATGGAAATGATGGCGGATTCTATTACAGACCAATGATTGGTTATAATGTTGGAGGAAATGCTCAAATTACTGCTTCTTACAGTGGTGTTAGTGTTGATGGAGGGACATTCTCTTCGATTAATCTAGGAGTAAATTTTGGATTATAG
- the aroQ gene encoding type II 3-dehydroquinate dehydratase has protein sequence MKKLIIINGPNLNLLGKREPNIYGSLTFTEFLDTVKKKYLKVNLEYFQSNIEGELIDKIQEVGFTYDGIILNAAAYTHTSVGIGDAVKAIEAPVIEVHISNTFAREEFRHQSYISPNAHGVILGFGLQSYELAIQSFL, from the coding sequence ATGAAAAAACTAATCATCATAAATGGTCCAAACTTAAACTTATTAGGGAAACGTGAACCTAACATATATGGTAGCTTAACGTTTACAGAATTTCTTGACACTGTAAAAAAAAAATATCTTAAAGTAAATTTAGAATACTTTCAATCAAATATTGAAGGTGAATTGATAGACAAAATACAAGAAGTTGGCTTTACTTATGATGGTATTATTTTAAATGCTGCTGCTTATACGCATACCTCAGTAGGTATTGGTGATGCTGTTAAGGCTATTGAAGCTCCTGTTATAGAAGTTCATATTTCTAATACGTTTGCTAGAGAAGAGTTTAGACATCAATCATACATCTCTCCAAATGCTCATGGCGTAATTCTTGGTTTTGGGTTACAGAGTTATGAACTTGCCATTCAAAGTTTTTTATAA
- a CDS encoding M48 family metallopeptidase yields the protein MKYHKLIVTFGVVFLFLSCATNPFTGKKTMAFMPNSQLFPTAFAQYDQFLSENKVEKGTKDAEMITRVGQRIAVAAERWLNANGYQGYLNDYKWEYNLVNDKTVNAWCMPGGKIVFYTGILPIAAGETGVAAIMGHEVAHALANHGQQRMSAGLLQQAGAIGLNVALQDDKNLGLYNQAFGVVTTVGGMLPFSRAHETEADRIGLYLMAIAGYNPDEAAELWKRMKANSGGQTPPEFLSTHPSNDTRITNLKSLAPTAKKEATKFGITSFRE from the coding sequence ATGAAATATCATAAACTAATAGTCACATTTGGAGTTGTATTTTTATTTCTTTCATGTGCTACAAATCCTTTTACTGGTAAGAAAACTATGGCTTTTATGCCAAATTCTCAATTATTCCCAACTGCTTTTGCGCAGTACGATCAATTTTTAAGTGAAAACAAAGTAGAAAAAGGTACTAAAGATGCTGAAATGATAACTAGGGTTGGACAACGAATTGCAGTAGCTGCTGAGCGTTGGTTAAATGCTAATGGGTATCAAGGTTATTTAAACGATTATAAATGGGAATACAATCTTGTGAATGATAAAACGGTTAACGCTTGGTGTATGCCTGGAGGAAAAATTGTTTTTTATACAGGTATTTTACCTATTGCTGCTGGAGAAACTGGAGTTGCAGCAATTATGGGTCATGAAGTGGCGCATGCATTAGCAAATCATGGTCAACAACGTATGAGTGCAGGATTACTTCAACAAGCTGGTGCTATAGGACTTAATGTTGCATTGCAAGATGATAAAAATCTAGGGCTTTATAATCAAGCCTTTGGTGTTGTAACGACAGTAGGAGGAATGTTACCTTTTAGTAGAGCTCATGAAACTGAAGCGGATAGGATAGGGTTATATTTAATGGCAATTGCTGGTTATAATCCAGATGAAGCAGCTGAGTTATGGAAGCGCATGAAAGCCAATAGTGGAGGACAAACACCACCAGAATTTTTGAGTACACATCCATCAAACGATACAAGAATTACAAATTTGAAATCACTAGCGCCAACTGCAAAAAAAGAGGCAACTAAATTTGGTATAACTTCCTTTAGAGAATAA
- a CDS encoding RNA polymerase sigma factor, with product MSLPNLNTEALAQLCKSGNQNAQLELYNRYYKAMYNISLRIVKDSYEAEDIMQDSFLTAFTKLGELKDLKTFGAWLKRIVTNNSIYHYKKSHKYQNVPFDNVLYKVEENQSIGSDYDFTNLKAQQVLKVINNLKDNYRIALTLNLIEGYDYEEISDIMDISYANCRTTISRAKESLRQKLQLTAEY from the coding sequence TTGTCACTACCAAACCTAAATACTGAAGCGCTAGCACAGCTTTGCAAATCTGGAAATCAAAATGCTCAATTAGAGCTGTATAACAGATATTATAAAGCTATGTATAACATTTCGTTAAGAATTGTAAAGGATAGTTATGAAGCAGAAGATATTATGCAAGATTCTTTTTTAACAGCGTTTACAAAATTAGGTGAATTAAAAGATTTAAAAACCTTTGGTGCCTGGTTAAAACGAATTGTTACAAACAATAGTATTTATCACTATAAAAAAAGTCATAAATACCAAAACGTTCCTTTTGACAATGTGCTTTATAAAGTTGAAGAGAATCAAAGCATTGGTAGTGATTATGATTTTACAAACTTAAAAGCACAACAGGTACTTAAGGTTATTAATAACCTTAAAGATAATTATAGAATTGCACTAACCTTAAATTTAATTGAAGGTTACGATTATGAAGAGATTAGTGATATTATGGATATTTCTTATGCTAATTGCAGGACAACCATATCAAGAGCTAAAGAAAGTTTAAGGCAAAAATTACAGCTTACAGCTGAGTATTAA